The following are encoded together in the Solenopsis invicta isolate M01_SB chromosome 14, UNIL_Sinv_3.0, whole genome shotgun sequence genome:
- the LOC120359531 gene encoding uncharacterized protein LOC120359531, with protein METIGGRQKGTFIYVYDGYTYNIDKRLNNTYRCSSRRSTGCPGVAKIIDGQVHVQTLHQHPPDTKKLEKSKMRNEMLRLSRESLLPLKEIFDNVCRTDPEVAIHISYSSMKSIMTRERTKQRPPIPHTFQALATDLIKYEWIKDFYKGSVVAQDGNTAIIFSSEKLIEIIQEAQEIFVDGTFSVTLRHPRMDQLYTIHTRYMNKAVGTVFCLCEARTSALYESIWLKVLELAPGMKNNVKFIMSDYEAAAIKVLEKLFPNADIHGCWFHYNQYYVNGITWV; from the exons ATGGAAACAATTGGCGGTAGACAAAAGGGAACTTTCATTTATGTTTATGatggatatacatataatatcgaTAAGCGGCTAAACAACACATATCGCTGTTCAAGTCGTCGTTCAACAGGATGTCCCGgtgttgcaaaaataattgatgGGCAAGTGCATGTGCAAACTCTACATCAACATCCACCAGATACCAAAAAGTTGGAAAAATCTAAAATGCGAAATGAAATGTTACGTTTATCACGAGAATCGCTTCTGCCACTGAAGGAAATTTTTGATAACGTTTGTCGAAC gGATCCAGAAGTAGCTATACATATATCGTATAGTTCTATGAAAAGTATAATGACTCGAGAACGAACTAAACAAAGACCTCCTATACCACACACTTTTCAAGCCTTGGCtactgatttaattaaatacgagtggattaaagatttttataaaggaAGTGTAGTTGCACAAGATGGTAATACAgctattatattttcaagtgaaaaacttattgaaataattcaagAAGCTCAGGAAATTTTTGTTGATGGAACATTTTCA GTTACTCTCCGTCATCCTCGAATGGATCAACTATATACTATTCACACTCGTTATATGAATAAA GCAGTTGGAACTGTGTTTTGCTTATGTGAAGCACGTACTAGTGCATTATATGAATCAATATGGTTAAAAGTATTAGAACTAGCTCCAggaatgaaaaataatgttaaatttatcatgaGTGATTACGAAGCAGCAgctataaaagttttagaaaaactttttccaaATGCAGATATTCACGGGTGTTGGTTTCATTATAATCaa tACTACGTAAATGGAATTACTTGggtttaa